The Desulfovibrio sp. genome contains the following window.
TCTTGAGCGGGCATGCCTCACGGCTGGCAAAAGTGATCTGATCCTGCCTGCACATCTTCCCACGCGCATGCGTGTGGACTCCGTGCGGCGTCGCATGGGGCAGGGGAACGCACAGCCCAGCAAAGAAAACGGCGGGCTGCACGGGAATGGCAGCGCGGGGATAAATGCGGCCGAAAACGGGTTTCTCGTCAGTGATACGTTGGGGCAAAAACCGCCCAGCCTGCGAGAATGGAAATCTCAGGCTGAAAAAGCCTACGTGCGGCAGGTCTGGGACATGTGCGCGGAAGATGTGCGAAAAGCCTCGGAGGTGGCAGGTATTTCGCGCGGGCACTGGTATGAGCTGATGAAAAAAAACGGCTTGTAGCAAGGGCTTCAGACAGGCTGAGCAAAAAAACGCGGCAAACAGCCAGGGATGCTTGCGTCAGAAAATAAAAGGAGCTATAGGCGAGAAAAATCGGCATTGAAAGGCAATGTTAGAGCTTATGAACAAGAGTCCCATTACTGTCAGAGGGTATGTTGCGGCAGTGCCGCGTTCTGTGGATGCGCGCCAGGCCCGTGTCGCTGTTGTGCAGGATGATGTGGAATACCGCATTGTGCCGCGCGGCGCCGGGGTTGACCTGGATGAAGAGGTCAGCGTGCCCGTGGAAGTTTCAGGCATTATGGATGAAGCGGATGGCGTGGTGTACCTCACCGTGCGCGGTTACAAGGTGCTTGAAGACGACTCCTGGCTGGAAGAATAAACGGCTTCATTGCGTCACATTGTGGCGCACTCTTGAGCATTTTTGCCGGGTGTGGCGTTTGTCAGGCCGGACAGCCTGTTGCGCCCTTGTTCCCGGGGCGCGTGGCGGGAGCAAGCGCGATGCAATGCCCCTGTGCCCGATATGGCCCGTTTATTCGCCCGTCTCTGCCTCAGGCCGAAATCAATCCCGCAACTGCAAAGCGCCTATGGCGCTTTTTTTTTTGTTCCTTATCCCGCCGCTGATAGCGTGGGCGGAGCCGGGGATCAGAGCAGGCTGATCTGTTTTTGTTCCTTGCGGGTGCGCGTTGCCAGGGTGCTGTGCCGGCAGAATTCACATATCTGGCCCATGAAGGGCGAGGGCTGCAAATGCAGGGTGCGCCCATAAAGAGTGCGCTGCGCGCAATGACTGAGAAAAAGCGCCCGCGCGGCTCGCGTCAGACCCACGTACAGTAGACGGCGTTCCTCTGCCTCGTTGGCTTCGCCTTGGGCGCTGCTGGTGGCGGCATCCGCGGCAGGGAACAAAAGTTCACGGCGCAAAGGCAAAAGACCGTCTTCAAGCCCAGGCAGAAAAACAGCCTGAAATTCAAGCCCCTTTGAAGCGTGCAAGGTCAGAATCTGCACACTCTCGGCCTTGGCGCGCACAAGCTCGGCCTCCTGAAGCCATGCCAGCTGCTCAAAAAAGCCCGCCCAGTGACCGCTCTTGTTCCAGAGGCGGCACAGTTCACGCCATGGGCGGCTGCCGGTAAATACTTCCCCCGCCCAGGGCTGCTCCGCCAGCCAGGGGAGCATGCGCTCCGGCGCAGGCAGGCTCTCTGCTGCTGTCCAGCTTAGCGGCAAGGTATCCTGTTGGTCCTGATCCTCGATGGGCACCCGCGCAAAACCGCAATGAGAGCCAAGCAAGCCCAGCAGGCGCGCGCAGACGGCGTCTTGCCAGAATCCATCCTGTGAGGGCGCGGCGCAGGGTATCCCCGCCTGTTCAAGGGCGGCGCGCAAAGGGGGAATCTGCGCTTTCAGACGTACAAGAACCGCAATGTCGCCGGGCGCCAGTGCTCCGGCCAGACCGTGCAGGTCGTCCCCCTTGATGTGATCCAGCAGGGTGTGGGCCGTAGCGCCCAGCAGGTGGCGAACCCGCTCTGCCACCCAACGGGCCTCGGTGCGCTCGTCGGGTGCGGAAAAGAGCCGCAGTTCAGCCGTGAGCGATTGCGCGGCCAGCAATGGGCCACACTGCCCCTTGTGGTGCAGAAGGCTGCGGGCCATGTCCAGCACGCTCTGGCTGGAACGGAAGCTCTGCCCAAGGCGGAAGACGTTCAGCCCCGGCCAGCAGGCGCGCAAACTTTCCTCGCTTTGGCCCGTAACGCCACGGAATCCGTAAATGGCCTGATCCGGGTCGCCAATGCCGAAAAATCCATGACCATCCGCAGGCAGCAAGGCGCGAACAATGGCAAGTTGCACTGCGGAAAGATCCTGCACTTCATCTACCAGCACGTGCTGTGGGCGCTTGTTTTCGGGCAGGGTGCGGGCGTGTTCCAGCCACCAGTCCAGAAGGTCGGCGTAGTCCACATAGCGTTGCCCCATGTTCTTGCGCGCAGCGTAGTTGGCAGCAGCTCGGGCCAGAGGGCTTTGAGCAGGTTCCTGGGCAAGAAGACCGCCCTCGCGCGCCAGAGCAAGGGCATCCCAAAGCTTGCGCGCATCGCGCTTTTCCAGCTCCGAATTCGCAAGGCAGAACAGATTGAGCGCGGCATCCTCGCCAAGCAGGAGCGGGGGATTATCGGCGCTGGCAGCGCGCAGGGCCGCCCAAGCCATGCCGTGCAGGGTGTCGCACAGGGGGAGCGCAGCTTGCGAGGTTCCCGCAAAGGCCTTGCCCAGTCTCTCCCGCAGTTCATCCGCAGCGCGCCGTGTAAAGGTGACAGCCAGCACCCTGCGCATGTCTGCGCCCTGTTCCGCCAGCCATTGCAAGCGGCCCACCAGAACGCGGGTTTTGCCCGCGCCGGGGCCAGCCAGCACCAGCACTGGCGCTGGCCCTGCTGCAAGCGCCGCCTGCTGTTCGTCAGAATAGGCAAAGACCTGCGCAGGTGTGTCAGCTGTCGCTGCGGATTTTACTGCAGAAAAATTGCTTGTGGCTCCTGCGTTGGTATCACCGGCAAGGGGGAGGCTCGCCCGACGCACGCGCACGGATGCGGTCTGGCCAGATGCAATCTGCGTGGCAGTTGCCTGTGCATTCGCAGCCTCAGGCGGCTCAGCCTTTTTGCGTCCCCTTTTGGCAGGAGCTTTTACGCCCGGAAGGGTGCCGCGCGCATCGGCCAGCTCCTCCGGGGAGAAAACACGCACAGTGCCGTATTCGCCGTCATAGCCGCCCTCACGGTAGACCTGGCCACGCCGCATGCGGGCCACGGCTTCGCCCAGCGGCTCCCAGTGAGCGCGGATGTCGGCTTCCGGCAGGCTGCAAAGGATATCCAGCTCCGGCCCCAGCTCGCGCAACAGGCTGCTGTAACGCTCCTGCACCCGGCGCGATGCCGGGCCAACGCCGAGGATTTCACCCACGACTTCGGCCAGTGGAATCAGCGGGCGCACTTCTGGTTCGCGCTGGAGCTCCGGCGTGGTTTCCCTGTCTGCCAGTTCCAGCACACGATGCAGTACGCCGACAGTGAGCGGCTTGCCGCAGACCGGGCAAATATTGCCAAGAGCCAGGGACTCCTTGGGCTCCAGTACCACGTTGCAGGCGCGGTGCCCGTCAAGATGGTATTTGCCTTCATCTGGATAGAATTCCATGGTGCCGAGAAAACGGCAGTCCAGATTGCTCTGGTCTTCCCGCCGGGCAGAAGCGCGCAAGGCAGCAAACATGCCCGCATAGCTGGGGCGGCCCGCAAACAGATTGGCCTCGCGCCCAAGGTTGGCCCCGGAATGCGCGTCTGAATTGGACACAAGAGCGTAGCCGTCAAGCCTGCTGATCAGGCGGTTCATGGCCGGGTCGGACGAAAGGCCCGTTTCCAGCGCAAAAATGTGTTCCGAAAGATCGCCGTAGCAGTCTTCCAGCCTGTCAAAGCCTGACTTGGAGCCGAAAAGCGCAAACCAGGGCGTCCACACATGGGCGGGGATCATCACTGAACCGGGCGCGCATTCCAGCATGATTTCAAG
Protein-coding sequences here:
- a CDS encoding UvrD-helicase domain-containing protein codes for the protein MNFIADLHIHSRFSRATSKALNPRHLAAWARCKGINVLGTGDFTHPQWRAELAEQLVLDEHTGLYRLAVEPETLEFMDAKAGPGMQESADPLFLLQTEISSIYKRGGKVRKVHNLVFVPTLEDAARLSLRLAQIGNLNADGRPILGLDSRDLLEIMLECAPGSVMIPAHVWTPWFALFGSKSGFDRLEDCYGDLSEHIFALETGLSSDPAMNRLISRLDGYALVSNSDAHSGANLGREANLFAGRPSYAGMFAALRASARREDQSNLDCRFLGTMEFYPDEGKYHLDGHRACNVVLEPKESLALGNICPVCGKPLTVGVLHRVLELADRETTPELQREPEVRPLIPLAEVVGEILGVGPASRRVQERYSSLLRELGPELDILCSLPEADIRAHWEPLGEAVARMRRGQVYREGGYDGEYGTVRVFSPEELADARGTLPGVKAPAKRGRKKAEPPEAANAQATATQIASGQTASVRVRRASLPLAGDTNAGATSNFSAVKSAATADTPAQVFAYSDEQQAALAAGPAPVLVLAGPGAGKTRVLVGRLQWLAEQGADMRRVLAVTFTRRAADELRERLGKAFAGTSQAALPLCDTLHGMAWAALRAASADNPPLLLGEDAALNLFCLANSELEKRDARKLWDALALAREGGLLAQEPAQSPLARAAANYAARKNMGQRYVDYADLLDWWLEHARTLPENKRPQHVLVDEVQDLSAVQLAIVRALLPADGHGFFGIGDPDQAIYGFRGVTGQSEESLRACWPGLNVFRLGQSFRSSQSVLDMARSLLHHKGQCGPLLAAQSLTAELRLFSAPDERTEARWVAERVRHLLGATAHTLLDHIKGDDLHGLAGALAPGDIAVLVRLKAQIPPLRAALEQAGIPCAAPSQDGFWQDAVCARLLGLLGSHCGFARVPIEDQDQQDTLPLSWTAAESLPAPERMLPWLAEQPWAGEVFTGSRPWRELCRLWNKSGHWAGFFEQLAWLQEAELVRAKAESVQILTLHASKGLEFQAVFLPGLEDGLLPLRRELLFPAADAATSSAQGEANEAEERRLLYVGLTRAARALFLSHCAQRTLYGRTLHLQPSPFMGQICEFCRHSTLATRTRKEQKQISLL